Proteins from a genomic interval of Psychrobacter fulvigenes:
- a CDS encoding c-type cytochrome has product MKTLLRAKPSPSLLMAAILAIGATSMTACSDSGTKAVDRVEEAEALARVKSLESRAAAIKDEMAANPGAKLNISMPAESTIPDDEYGAAVRRGLELANHTYRELPNNVGNQLNCTSCHLSNGSEAYAAPWNGLPGIFPIYRGRDARVNSLQERINGCFQRSMNGAPLDMDSDEMNAFMSYMTWLSQDMPIGISPEGRGFVKIDNTLTPDPENGKKLFAETCVSCHGEDGEGQYNDDGTYIYPAIAGSNSFNDGAGMARTYKAAAFVKGKMPFGQGNTLTDQEAIDVSSYFTQLPRPVKANKDKDWPKGGAPVDVRR; this is encoded by the coding sequence ATGAAAACACTTTTACGGGCCAAGCCTTCTCCTTCCCTTCTTATGGCTGCTATCCTCGCTATCGGTGCTACCAGCATGACAGCTTGTAGCGATTCAGGCACAAAAGCCGTTGACCGTGTCGAAGAAGCTGAGGCCTTAGCACGAGTAAAGTCACTCGAATCACGCGCCGCAGCAATCAAAGACGAGATGGCGGCCAACCCAGGTGCCAAGCTGAATATCAGTATGCCAGCTGAGTCAACTATCCCTGACGACGAGTATGGCGCTGCCGTGCGCCGAGGGTTGGAGCTTGCCAACCATACCTATCGCGAGCTTCCCAACAATGTTGGCAATCAACTTAACTGTACCAGCTGTCATCTGAGTAATGGTTCAGAAGCTTATGCTGCACCATGGAATGGCTTGCCAGGTATCTTTCCTATCTATCGCGGACGTGATGCACGTGTTAACTCGCTGCAAGAGCGCATTAATGGGTGTTTTCAGCGTTCAATGAATGGTGCGCCATTAGATATGGACTCAGACGAGATGAACGCCTTTATGTCTTATATGACGTGGTTGTCACAAGATATGCCGATTGGTATCTCTCCAGAAGGTCGCGGCTTTGTAAAAATTGACAATACGCTAACACCAGATCCTGAAAATGGTAAAAAGCTATTTGCCGAGACTTGTGTCTCCTGTCATGGTGAAGACGGTGAAGGCCAATACAATGACGACGGCACTTATATATATCCAGCGATTGCAGGAAGCAACTCTTTCAACGATGGCGCTGGTATGGCACGTACTTACAAAGCCGCTGCCTTTGTAAAAGGTAAAATGCCATTTGGTCAAGGTAATACCCTAACGGACCAAGAAGCGATTGATGTTTCAAGCTACTTTACTCAGTTGCCACGCCCTGTCAAAGCCAATAAAGACAAGGATTGGCCAAAAGGCGGTGCACCGGTAGACGTGCGTCGTTAG
- a CDS encoding SDR family NAD(P)-dependent oxidoreductase: MANTITAILQKRTPLLANLLPTTANDTDIKDYYHNHVAAITGAGSGMGRALAMHLAKMGCHVALSDINAEQLAETQDLLVGYDIKVTTTVLDVSDNKAVEAWADSVMSEHGKVNFIFNNAGVALYSTVEGSSISELEWVMDINFWGVVYGTKAFLPLIKNSVKLSETDNDGNQNNKSRQFNEHGHIINISSLFGLTAQPSQSAYNASKFAVRGFTESLRQELDIQCCGVSATCIHPGGIKTNIANSARGNNSINDIGMRAGPKAIKSFNKLLKFDANEAAWIILQAAATNQPRCLIGNDAKMIDAVQRVFPARYSKVLNDVNKLSRKLKPRRNKKPSATT; this comes from the coding sequence ATGGCCAATACCATTACTGCAATATTGCAGAAGCGCACTCCCCTGCTTGCAAACCTTTTGCCAACCACTGCTAATGATACCGATATAAAAGACTACTATCACAACCATGTCGCTGCTATCACTGGTGCAGGCTCTGGGATGGGCCGTGCCCTTGCTATGCATTTGGCCAAGATGGGCTGCCACGTGGCGCTATCAGACATCAACGCCGAACAGCTCGCAGAAACCCAAGATCTGCTCGTCGGTTACGATATCAAGGTCACCACTACCGTACTCGACGTTTCGGACAATAAAGCCGTTGAAGCATGGGCGGACAGCGTGATGAGCGAGCATGGCAAAGTGAACTTTATCTTTAACAATGCTGGAGTTGCGCTATATTCTACTGTCGAAGGTAGCAGCATTAGCGAGCTTGAATGGGTGATGGATATCAATTTTTGGGGCGTAGTTTACGGTACCAAAGCCTTCTTGCCATTGATTAAAAACAGCGTAAAACTCAGTGAAACCGATAACGATGGCAATCAGAACAATAAATCACGTCAGTTCAATGAGCATGGTCATATCATCAACATCTCAAGTTTGTTTGGCTTGACGGCCCAGCCTTCACAGTCTGCCTATAATGCCAGCAAATTTGCCGTGCGCGGCTTTACCGAAAGCCTGCGTCAAGAGCTTGATATCCAGTGCTGCGGCGTGTCAGCGACCTGCATCCATCCAGGGGGTATCAAGACCAATATCGCCAATAGTGCCCGTGGCAATAATAGTATAAATGATATCGGTATGCGCGCTGGCCCCAAAGCCATCAAGAGCTTTAATAAGCTTTTGAAGTTCGACGCCAACGAGGCTGCTTGGATTATCTTGCAAGCGGCAGCGACAAATCAGCCGCGCTGTTTGATTGGCAACGACGCCAAGATGATCGATGCAGTGCAGCGTGTCTTTCCAGCGCGTTATAGCAAGGTACTGAACGACGTCAATAAGCTCTCGCGTAAGCTAAAACCACGCCGCAATAAAAAACCCAGCGCCACGACATAA